One window of Fusarium keratoplasticum isolate Fu6.1 chromosome 2, whole genome shotgun sequence genomic DNA carries:
- a CDS encoding Deoxyhypusine hydroxylase, whose protein sequence is MSSDAEKPTSMETVLKLRESLCSEDTPLPIRFRALFSLKHVAVTQINPEDVKVAAIEAIAAGFTSPSALLKHELAYCLGQTCNTAAVKPLREVLADLKEDPMCRHEAAEALGALGWADNLDILREYRDRKGEDISIVETCEIAIERVEWENSEERQKEKLRPSAFSSIDPAPPMPETDKKAEVAELGRKLMDTSAPLFIRYRAMFALRDLASPPDLPTAVPAVLELAKGFADSSALFRHEIAFVFGQLSHPASIPSLTAALSDVNEASMVRHEAAEALGSLGDEEGVEDTLRRFLHDKEKVVRESVIVALDIADYEKGGETEYALIPEVGGAAA, encoded by the exons atgtcGTCCgacgccgagaagcccaCCTCCATGGAGACGGTCCTCAAGCTGAGGGAGTCCCTCTGCTCTGAGGACACCCCTCTCCCCATCCGTTTCCGGGCTCTGTTCTCCCTCAAGCACGTGGCAGTGACCCAGATCAACCCTGAGGACGTCAAGGTTGCCGCtatcgaggccatcgcggCTGGCTTCACCTCGCCTTCTGCCCTTCTGAAGCACGAGCTTGCCTACTGCCTCGGTCAGACCTGCAACACTGCTGCCGTCAAGCCTCTCCGTGAGGTTCTCGCCGATCTCAAGGAGGATCCCATGTGCCGTCATGAGGCTGCCGAGGCCCTGGGTGCCCTGGGCTGGGCCGACAACCTGGACATCCTCCGAGAGTACCGCGACCGCAAGGGGGAGGATATTAGCATTGTTGAGACGTGCGAGATCGCCATTGAGCGCGTCGAGTGGGAGAACTCGGAGGAACGGCAAAAGGAGAAGTTGCGCCCAAG TGCCTTTTCTTCTATCGACCCTGCGCCCCCAATGCCCGAAAccgacaagaaggccgaggtcgCGGAGCTCGGCCGAAAGCTCATGGATACGAGCGCGCCTCTGTTCATCCGGTACCGTGCCATGTTCGCCCTCCGCGATCTTGCCTCCCCTCCCGATCTGCCCACAGCAGTTCCTGCTGTGCTCGAGCTTGCCAAGGGCTTCGCCGATTCGTCGGCGTTGTTCCGTCATGAAATTGCCTTTGTTTTTGGCCAGCTGTCGCACCCTGCTTCTATCCCCTCCCTCACTGCTGCGCTGAGCGATGTCAACGAGGCCAGCATGGTTCGGCATGAGGCGGCTGAGGCGCTGGGtagccttggtgatgaggagggcgtcgaggATACCCTGAGGCGGTTCCTCCATGACAAGGAAAAGGTGGTTCGAGAGAGTGTCATCGTCGCGCTCGATATCGCCGATTATGAAAAGGGTGGAGAGACGGAGTATGCTTTGATTCCCGAAGTCGGAGGAGCTGCTGCATGA
- a CDS encoding Cytosolic Fe-S cluster assembly factor NBP35, whose product MSPSLEAPEPVEDVFANPIKQKPQLVAPEPQHCPGPESQQAGTADSCAGCPNQAICASAPKGPDPDIPIISARLENVKHKILVLSGKGGVGKSTFTSLLAHAFATNPDSTVGIMDTDICGPSIPKMMGVEGETVHVSGTGWSPIWVMDNLSVMSIQFLLPNRDDAVIWRGPKKNGLIKQFLKDVEWGDLDFLLVDTPPGTSDEHLSVNSFLKESGIDGAVMVTTPQEVSLLDVRKEIDFCRKAGIRVLGLAENMSSFVCPKCSNASEIFKASTGGGRALAEEMGIPFLGSVPLDPRIRMACDYGESYFDSFPDSPACIAFQGVVKNVAMQLGLDTQSVLPDE is encoded by the coding sequence ATGTCACCCTCGCTCGAGGCGCCGGAGCCTGTGGAGGATGTCTTCGCAAACCCCATAAAGCAGAAGCCGCAGCTCGTCGCTCCGGAGCCCCAGCACTGCCCAGGTCCCGAGTCACAGCAGGCCGGCACAGCGGACTCGTGTGCCGGGTGCCCGAACCAGGCCATCTGCGCTTCGGCGCCAAAGGGCCCCGACCCGGACATTCCTATTATCTCAGCGCGCCTTGAGAATGTCAAGCACAAGATTCTCGTGCTGAGCGGCAAGGGTGGCGTGGGGAAGAGTACCTTTACGTCCCTGCTGGCGCACGCCTTTGCGACGAACCCGGACAGCACGGTGGGCATCATGGATACGGATATCTGCGGGCCCAGCATCCCCAAGATGATGGGAGTCGAGGGAGAGACGGTGCATGTCAGTGGTACGGGATGGTCACCGATCTGGGTTATGGACAATCTCTCCGTCATGAGCATTCAGTTCTTGCTACCGAACCGGGACGACGCTGTTATCTGGCGAGGCCCCAAGAAGAACGGTCTCATTAAACAGTTTCTTAAGGACGTGGAATGGGGCGACCTCGACTTCCTACTCGTGGACACACCACCGGGCACAAGCGACGAGCACCTCAGCGTTAACTCATTCCTTAAAGAGAGCGGCATCGACGGAGCTGTCATGGTCACCACCCCCCAAGAGGTGTCACTGCTGGATGTGCGCAAGGAGATTGACTTTTGTCGAAAGGCTGGCATCAGAGTATTAGGACTCGCAGAGAACATGAGCAGCTTCGTCTGCCCAAAGTGTTCCAACGCGAGCGAGATCTTCAAGGCGAGCACAGGAGGTGGACGGGCACTGGCAGAGGAGATGGGTATTCCCTTCCTGGGATCAGTACCTCTGGACCCAAGGATTAGGATGGCGTGTGATTACGGCGAGAGTTATTTCGACTCGTTCCCAGACAGCCCAGCTTGTATCGCATTCCAAGGGGTGGTCAAGAATGTTGCGATGCAGTTGGGATTGGATACCCAGAGCGTGTTGCCGGACGAGTAG
- a CDS encoding DNA-directed RNA polymerase subunit has product MAAIGTLVFCTDCGNLLPATKGTQRNVLRCECCGAENKDTGSKVTVTQTKPSDFPSFLRQKLQSSVQAVEKHNLQTESTVHEKCPKCGREEVKYTTVQLRSADEGSTVIYNCECGNSWHENN; this is encoded by the exons ATGGCGGCGATTGGAACCCTTGTCTTCTGTACCGACTGCGGTAATCTCCTGCCCGCGACCAAGGGCACGCAGAGAAACGTGTTGCGCTGCGAGTGCTGCGGTGCCGAGAATAAGG ATACCGGCTCCAAAGTTACTGTCACGCAAACAAAGCCCTCCGATTTCCCATCTTTTCTGAGACAGAAGCTGCAGTCGAGCGTGCAGGCCGTCGAGAAGCACAATCTGCAAACGGAGAGCACAGTGCATGAGAAATGCCCCAAGTGTGGCCGCGAGGAGGTCAAGTACACCACCGTGCAGCTGCGCAGTGCAGATGAAGGTTCCACGGTCATCTACAACTGCGAATGCGGAAACTC GTGGCATGAAAACAACTAG
- a CDS encoding ADF-H domain-containing protein, which translates to MASESRLYTFSGETKDHLRKFRLTTSRAKDPQAVICMYVSLSAPVPLPPRHAMPKLTDSPDMIDKHTYEIRQDEDKVVYKSLEEVGDDLPDHAPRFVLLSYPLTMGDGRLSVPYVLLFYLPVTCNAEMRMLYAGAKELMRNTSEAGRIIDIESVEDLEEIPDKLKSG; encoded by the exons ATG GCGTCCGAATCGCGACTGTACACCTTCTCCGGGGAGACCAAGGATCACCTCCGCAAGTTCCGACTGACTACTTCACGGGCCAAGGATCCTCAAGCTGTTATTTGTATGTATGTCTCCTTGTCCGCGCCAGTCCCTCTGCCGCCtcgccatgccatgcccaaGCTCACCGACTCGCCAGACATGATTGACAAGCACACATACGAGAtccgccaagatgaagacaagGTCGTTTACAAGTCCCTCGAGGAAGTCGGCGATGACCTTCCCGACCACGCGCCGCGCTTCGTCCTCCTGAGCTACCCTCTTACCATG GGTGACGGACGGTTGTCGGTCCCATACGTGCTGCTCTTTTACCTCCCCGTTACATGCAACGCCGAGATGAGGATGCTCTACGCCGGCGCCAAGGAGCTGATGCGAAACACGAGCGAGGCGGGACGAATCATTGATATCGAATCCGTCGAAGATTTGGAAGAGATCCCcgacaagctcaagtcgGGTTGA
- a CDS encoding MoCF-biosynth domain-containing protein, translated as MFSRISQVARHLSSAPVAVTAARTTRRFAFGSVMAPISADERNARTIQTAACLIIGDEVLGGKTVDTNSAYFAKWCFSLGISLKRIEVIEDDESEIMEAVRRMSDRYDFIVTSGGIGPTHDDITYQSIAKAFDLPLKLHQETFEKMKLLSKAHPNQPNFDWDVDSPARKAKLRMAELPTDESRDLKKQALFPHEDMWVPVAVVNGNVHILPGIPKLFQKLLEGLKPYILPRLVDPEGTGTHRILFSTPLPESGVADFLTTLAAKVEPKGIKVGSYPRWGKKHNTVTLVGRDQDYLESLVAEVEAGIKGLRITAEGENSEEESTKEPAKATEDATKDTAEPTKEP; from the exons ATGTTCTCCCGCATCTCCCAGGTTGCAAGGCACCTCTCCTCCGCTCCCGTTGCTGTTACTGCTGCTCGCACTACTAGACGATTTGCATTTGGAAGCGTCATGGCTCCTATATCGGCGGATGAGCGCAATGCGCGCACCATTCAGACGGCGGCATGCCTGATTATTGGCGATGAGGTTCTCGGTGGAAAG ACTGTTGAT ACCAACTCTGCTTATTTCGCAAAATGGTGCTTCTCTCTTGGAATT AGCCTCAAGCGAATCGAGGTCAttgaggacgatgagagTGAGATCATGGAGGCAGTTCGAAGAATGAGCGATCGTTATGACTTTATCGTTACAAG TGGCGGAATCGGTCCTAC TCACGACGACATCACCTATCAgtccatcgccaaggccttTGACTTGCCTTTAAAGCTCCACCAGGAGACCttcgagaagatgaagctgctCTCCAAGGCTCACCCTAACCAGCCCAACTTTGACTGGGACGTCGACTCGCCCGCTAGAAAGGCAAAGCTTCGCATGGCTGAACTGCCAACCGACGAGTCTCGAGATTTAAAGAAGCAGGCTCTTTTCCCTCATGAGGACATGTGGGTTCCTGTTGCCGTCGTTAATGGCAATGTCCACATATTACCTGGTATCCCAAAGCTTT tccagaagcttctcgagggaTTGAAGCCATATATTCTGCCAAGGCTCGTGGATCCCGAGGGCACAGGAACACATAGAATTCTGTTCTCGACCCCTCTTCCTGAGAGTGGCGTGGCCGATTTCCTCACGACACTGGCCGCCAAGGTTGAGCCTAAGGGTATCAAGGTCGGAAGTTATCCTCGCTGGGGCAAGAAGCACAACACGGTCACTCTTGTTGGAAG GGACCAGGATTACCTCGAGAGCCTGGTTGCCGAAGTCGAAGCCGGCATCAAGGGTCTAAGAATTACCGCCGAAGGCGAAAATAGTGAGGAAGAGTCCACGAAGGAGCCAGCAAAGGCAACCGAAGATGCGACCAAGGACACTGCAGAGCCTACAAAGGAGCCATGA